A region from the Acidobacteriota bacterium genome encodes:
- a CDS encoding tetratricopeptide repeat protein yields MGRSWIGVLLVVALLAGLSIAVWAAVVREREYQQLLGRGDAALAADQTDTAIEAYSGALALKSDSMIAYLKRGETYRRRGDLGNALKDLRIASRLDPAAERPAELLGDVNYSLERYGKAVESYSQFVDLDDRNPRVLYKLGLAQFRAGDTTGAIPSLRKAVALDERLAEAHYLLGLCLKSQNQPTEALRALEQANRLSPGLIAPREALADVYETVGRPRDAIAQLEAIATLEPDRPERQAAVARAYARAGRTDVAIGVLGRAAERYPDNAVIYLTLGRVWLDAAEPRLDRVALRKALEALEPLTRGPRVSGDALALYGKALMLSGDLTGAAAALQHSADMLPLSPATLLMLADTSERLGRLPAVRTSLERWAALTPETGQTRAAVLERLGDTCQRLGDQREAIRAWHRAADITPAPALLVRLATAEFRLGDARAARATVARGLEHNPRYPALLDLQRQIQ; encoded by the coding sequence ATGGGACGCAGCTGGATTGGCGTGCTGCTGGTGGTCGCGCTGTTGGCTGGACTGTCGATTGCCGTCTGGGCAGCCGTGGTCCGGGAGCGGGAGTACCAGCAGTTGCTTGGACGCGGAGATGCGGCGCTCGCCGCCGACCAGACCGATACCGCCATCGAGGCGTATAGCGGCGCGCTCGCCCTCAAGAGCGACTCGATGATCGCGTACCTCAAGCGCGGGGAGACCTACCGGCGGCGGGGCGATCTCGGCAACGCGCTGAAGGATCTCAGGATCGCCTCGCGGCTGGACCCGGCTGCCGAACGGCCGGCCGAATTGCTCGGGGACGTCAATTACAGCCTCGAGCGCTACGGCAAGGCGGTCGAAAGCTACAGCCAGTTTGTCGATCTCGACGATCGCAATCCACGGGTGCTCTACAAGCTCGGACTCGCCCAGTTCAGGGCTGGCGACACCACCGGGGCCATCCCATCCCTGCGCAAGGCCGTGGCGCTCGACGAGCGCCTCGCGGAAGCCCACTATCTGCTTGGCCTCTGCCTCAAGTCGCAGAATCAACCCACCGAGGCGCTGCGCGCCCTCGAACAGGCCAATCGCCTGTCGCCCGGGCTGATCGCGCCCAGGGAGGCGCTGGCGGATGTCTACGAGACAGTCGGCCGCCCGCGCGACGCCATTGCCCAGCTCGAGGCCATCGCGACGCTGGAGCCGGACCGGCCAGAGCGGCAGGCCGCGGTGGCCCGTGCCTATGCGCGTGCGGGACGCACCGACGTCGCCATTGGCGTGCTGGGGCGCGCCGCCGAACGTTACCCGGACAATGCCGTCATCTACCTGACACTCGGGAGGGTGTGGCTCGATGCGGCCGAGCCGAGGCTCGATCGCGTGGCCCTGCGCAAGGCCCTTGAGGCACTCGAGCCGCTGACACGCGGCCCGCGCGTGTCGGGAGACGCGCTGGCGCTCTACGGAAAGGCGCTGATGCTCTCTGGCGATCTGACCGGGGCGGCCGCCGCCCTTCAACATTCGGCGGACATGCTACCCCTGAGTCCGGCAACGCTGCTGATGCTCGCAGACACGTCTGAGCGCCTCGGCCGACTGCCTGCGGTCCGAACGTCGCTCGAGCGTTGGGCGGCACTCACGCCGGAAACAGGCCAGACGCGCGCGGCGGTACTGGAACGTCTCGGCGATACGTGTCAGCGATTGGGTGATCAGCGGGAGGCGATTCGGGCCTGGCACCGGGCCGCCGATATCACGCCCGCTCCTGCCCTGCTGGTGCGGCTGGCGACGGCCGAATTCAGGCTCGGGGACGCGCGGGCGGCCCGAGCGACCGTCGCACGCGGCCTCGAACACAACCCGCGTTATCCAGCGCTGCTCGACCTCCAACGCCAGATTCAGTGA
- a CDS encoding sigma-70 family RNA polymerase sigma factor — protein sequence MAEELSLKQAPALGWPDVADREAVLVRRCTTGDDDACATLVADHQRMVFQLALHLLGDYEEARDLSQDVFFQVFRTIGRFRCQSALRTWIYRIVINQARNRQRWWRRRHRSEQVSLDAHLEQHGDRALADSAIGPDGQLKRKETASKVWLALDALPFDQRTAVVLREIDGLSYEEIAFSLGVAVGTVKSRLTRGREALRARLRETRAV from the coding sequence GTGGCCGAGGAACTATCTTTGAAACAAGCGCCTGCCCTGGGTTGGCCTGACGTTGCGGATCGCGAAGCGGTCCTGGTGCGCCGGTGCACCACTGGCGATGACGATGCGTGTGCGACGTTGGTGGCGGACCACCAGCGCATGGTCTTCCAGTTGGCCCTGCACCTGCTGGGCGACTACGAAGAAGCACGCGATCTCTCCCAGGACGTCTTCTTCCAGGTGTTCCGCACGATTGGCCGGTTCAGATGCCAATCTGCGTTGCGGACCTGGATCTATCGCATCGTCATCAATCAGGCCCGCAATCGCCAGCGTTGGTGGCGGCGGCGCCACCGTTCTGAGCAGGTGTCGCTTGATGCGCACCTGGAACAGCATGGCGACCGCGCCCTGGCGGACTCGGCTATTGGCCCTGACGGGCAGCTCAAGCGGAAGGAAACCGCATCGAAAGTCTGGCTCGCGCTGGACGCATTGCCGTTCGATCAGCGGACGGCCGTCGTGCTTCGGGAGATTGACGGATTGAGTTACGAGGAGATCGCGTTCTCGCTCGGTGTCGCGGTTGGAACGGTGAAGTCGCGGCTGACCCGTGGGCGCGAGGCGTTGCGGGCCCGCTTGCGTGAGACGAGGGCGGTATGA
- a CDS encoding zf-HC2 domain-containing protein, with the protein MNRLSCGAVRRRLSAFHDGELPLEEQIAVEAHLRGCQACVGEASDLQELGELVRLGSAEVSERLSGDLDGLQSEILNRLRVEREESVPAQVSRAFVDMRLGFAAVGSTLATVVSILLMFGMLYFGPRSERSDSLAGLMETLGAQSVGSEAGMLMPRSAGIGMVADGVFSEEDAVLALSAVVTRGGRLQNLEAVLSEQPTAADRDRVLRLLDQLSRARFEPARVGGSAIAVKTVWLFAHTTVRGKMPLTPKQSGLARVQTQLG; encoded by the coding sequence ATGAACAGGCTGTCGTGCGGTGCGGTTCGACGCCGATTGTCGGCGTTCCACGACGGCGAGCTGCCACTTGAGGAGCAGATTGCCGTCGAAGCGCATCTGCGTGGATGCCAGGCGTGCGTTGGCGAGGCGAGCGATCTGCAGGAGCTGGGTGAGCTGGTACGGTTGGGTTCTGCCGAGGTGTCCGAGCGGTTGAGCGGCGATCTCGACGGGCTGCAGTCCGAGATCCTGAATCGCCTCAGAGTCGAGCGCGAAGAGTCCGTGCCCGCGCAGGTGTCGCGGGCCTTTGTAGACATGCGCCTCGGCTTCGCGGCCGTGGGGTCGACGCTGGCGACGGTCGTATCGATTCTGCTGATGTTCGGGATGCTGTATTTCGGTCCCCGAAGCGAGCGGTCCGACTCCCTGGCTGGTCTGATGGAGACGCTTGGCGCCCAGTCTGTGGGAAGCGAAGCAGGCATGCTGATGCCGCGCTCGGCCGGCATCGGGATGGTGGCCGATGGCGTCTTCAGCGAAGAGGATGCGGTGCTGGCGCTCTCGGCGGTGGTGACGCGGGGAGGCCGGCTCCAGAATCTGGAAGCGGTGCTCTCGGAGCAGCCGACTGCTGCGGATCGCGATCGCGTGCTGCGGCTGCTCGATCAGCTGTCGCGCGCGCGGTTCGAGCCGGCGCGTGTCGGCGGGTCTGCGATTGCCGTCAAGACGGTGTGGTTGTTCGCGCACACGACGGTACGCGGCAAGATGCCGCTCACGCCGAAGCAGAGCGGCCTGGCACGGGTGCAGACGCAGCTCGGCTAG